Genomic window (Oncorhynchus masou masou isolate Uvic2021 chromosome 9, UVic_Omas_1.1, whole genome shotgun sequence):
ATGAAGGATGCTTTCTCCCCCGCACCCCCCGAGGGGTAGGCAGGTTTAGGGCCAGGAGGGAGGGGCCTCAGTGCCATAACGATCACCTCTAATCAGACGCATGATCAGACCGCCGGATTTCTATTCACACCGACTGCCCAGACAATCACATAGACCCTTTCAGCTCAGCAGTCCTTTAACTTTTAATAAACCCACCTCGAAAATAAATCAAATTCATCCAGCCTAAACAGTTAATGTAATACTCCACTGTGTGATAAATCAACCTCCTCCCACACAAAAACAAACCAGATACCGACCCCTATGTCATGCTTCTCCAGTCTGAGTCAATACACTGCAGGGATCCGGAGAGAGTAGCTAGAGACAAAGACAAGATAAAGTATATTGGAGTCCCCTCTAACTTTTTCAGATAggtgcagagacagacagacactgagtcCAATCTGTCTCACAGACTGTAGTTAGAGAAGGATATCTCCTCAAGGCTAACCCCCTGAGCCTTGTGGTTTGAAAAAACAGTGCCTTGGCCAAGCAAAATCTTTCGACCAAGACCAAGCTTACTCACTCTTGAAATTGAGCATTTCTGTTAAAAAAACAATTGTGTGGGGATTCTTTCCATGGTCGTGCTGATTGGCTGGCACAGGTGTGTGTGAAGGGCAGGTGTTACCAGAGGTGTGTGTTTTCCTCTATATATGAAGTAGAGTTCGAAGCAGTCGGCACGTCGGATAATTTTCTACCTGATTCCTCGGATGAATCTCGAATTTTTCATCAAATGACTTTCTACCACCTGGTTTGTATTTAAATTCAGCTTTACACTGTTGGCCACGGGTATGGTGCCCCACAGGACACACAGCCCAAACAAACTCTGTTTCAGCTATTCTGGGCCCAGTCCCATACTCCCTTCCATCTACATAGAAGTGCAGTAGTGTTGTGAGTCTGAACAAGTTTTTCCTCTGGAGATAGAACAGAACAGCTAGAAAATTCCCAAACTACTGGCACAAAAATATACAGACAGCATTCAATCCTGGAACAAGCCCCATTGAACAAGGTTTATAAACAACACAAGTTTGCAAAAGCTCCCTGTTACTGCAATCACTGTATGTTGTCTTTGGGGATTTGTTTTCTCTGTCCAGCCACACAAATAAATCAAGTACCTCCATATTTCCTTACTCAAACCTTGTCCTCCGCACACTGCAGTTCCTATCTAATCACAGAAAACACAGGTGGGACTGGCTTTCTTAGATGTTTTTTAAGAGCAAATGTTTCACCTCACTGGGTCATGTCACAGAGCGTAAACCCGAGAGGAAGCCAGCAGCTCGTTCAACCGTATGCGAACAGATGCATGTGGATTTACCTCCAGTTACTGTGTTCCAGCGATGTGTTCCAAAGAAAACTAACACTCACTTTTAATAGTTAAATGTGGTTGGCGATGTCAAGACTTCAGCTCTCTTTGCCAAGCAATGGACAATGTCTACAATGTCCATGCAAGGAAAACACAGAGGTtaacccccatctccctccttacatttgcgaacacacacacacacacacacacacacacacacacacgcacgcacgcacgcacgcacgcacgcacgcacacacacacacatgccacaaTCTTCTGAATTTGAATGCAGTTGTTAAGTTTTTATAATCTTGAAGTTGATGGTATGTAACAAAGGTTAAATGAAAACCCTAAAACAACACAACTGTCTACAAAGCTTGACAAAATCTAAACGTTAAAGTGAGCAGCAGTCTGATGATGTAAATGTGACTCCTGGTCCTCACATCTTTCCATGCCATCACCCCACATGTTGCCTGACACTGAACACAATTACACAGACATAATAAACAATTACATTTACTGTCAAACACCATACATCCCAGAAAGCCTTATAGTGAAAAAGCTGGTCTCTTATATTCATGTGTGCTTATAATTGACATTGACAccctaattgtgtgtgtgtaatctatAGGCCTACTGAACAGTTGCTGCCAGAATAAGGCTTTGATGTCCCAAATTCAGAGACAAAACCATGCAACCAATGACCAATATGCAGGATGTAGTATGACATTTGTGAAGCTTTTTGGTCAAATACAAATCTTCAATTAAATTCCTCCCAATTTAGGtgtaaagcgttggactagtgctGAGATCTAGTTGGCCTACTTCAAATTCCTCCTCCTGGATCAAGGTGCCGTGTATTTGCGTGGGGATCAAACAGAACGGAGGAGAGGGCACAATAGTGGTTCGGGGAAAGGATTAGCACACCCATTAATTAAATAGATTTTTCTGTGAACAGCTCCAGCAATTTAAAGGGGTACTTCGGGATTTTTTGCAATGAAGCCCTATATCTAATTCCCCAGAGTAAAATGAACTCTTGGATACGcctaccatttgtatgtctctgcctGCAGTTTGAAGGACGTTTCTAACAAGCGTTAGCACTGGCTGGACGTCTATGGTAACTGCTAGCATGCTATAgtagataccatagacttccagtcattgctaGTTAGCGTTGGCTCACGAAACTGCCTCAAACGTCCTTCATACTAGATGTCAAGACATAATGGTATcgatgagttcatctgactctggggaagtagataaagggcttcattgacAAAATCCCCAAGTATCTCTTTAAAGATGATGACCTGAACATTGAGACTACTTACCACGGATTGTCACTCTATTCATCTTCAATTCTCTTTGCGGAATAGTGTGTCGATGTAGCCTATAGTATACACAGCCCATTCAGTTGGCGAGCGATTCTCACTGTAGAAAATTGCGCCAAAGCAAGAGAGGTAATTAAGGACCAAATTGTCGACaggaaaataaataacaaatgttGGCCTTAATGTCCTGTGATCAATGTATTTAATGAGGCTACAACATTGTGGTGAGAAGAGATGGGTGTATTAGGCTACAACATAGTGGTGAGAAGAGATGGTGTATTAGGCTACAACATCGTGGTGAGAAGAGATGGGTGTATTATGCTACAACATTGTGGTGAGAAGAGATGGGTGTATTAGGCTACAACATTGTGgtgagaagagatgagaagagatggTGTATTAGGCTACAACATTGTGGTGAGTATTAGGCTACAACATTGTGGTGAGAAGAGATGGGTGTATTAGGCTACAACATTGTGGTGAGAAGAGATGGGTGTATTAGGCTACAACATTGTGGTGAGAAGAGATGGTGTATTAGGCTACAACATTGTGGTGAGAAGAGATGGTGTATTAGGCTACAACATTGCGGTGAGAAGAGATGGTGTATTAGGCTACAACATTGTGGTGAGAAGAGATGGGTGTATTAGGCTACAACATTGTGGTGAGAAGAGATGGGTGTATTAGGCTACAACATTGTGGTGAGAAGAGATGGTGTATTAGGCTACAACATTGTGGTGAGAAGAGATGGGTGTATTAGGCTACAACATTGTGGTGAGAAGAGATGGGTGTATTAGGCTACAAAAGTTAGGAATATAAACGGTTGCATTTATTCTTATATTGTATGTGCTCCAAAGGTTTACAGTTCATTTTTGCATGTTGGCATTACCATAGGAAACAGGCCACCTTTAATTTGCAAAAGAATGAACTCTACTACAGTCTACTTTACCCAAAAGAGAATGaaccctactacagtctacttCACCCAAAAGAGAATGaaccctactacagtctacttCACCCAAAAGAGAATGaaccctactacagtctacttCACCCAAAAGAGAATGAACCCTACTACAGTCTAGCACATCTGATTTattctggtcatcctgggataatGAAATGAACGAATCATGAATATCTATAGCCAGAGGTAATCTAACCAAGTTCTCCTTTTgtgagaaatgtttttatttatttattatagaACCAAATTATTATCAAAGAGAACGTAAGATGCAATATGTTTTGCAATGTATTTTCTCAACTCCACTAAATATAATTTCCTCAATCAATATAATGAAGTGACGCCGTATTGAAACATATATAGGATTCACACTAAACTCAATAATAGTAAATAAACCATGACCAAGAACATACAATTAAAAGACCGTTTGAAAATGTATACCACATGTTATTATTCTTAAGAACTTGATAAGAGGCACTTTATTTTCCTTGATTCTCAAGAGTTTAATCTTTAGCCTAATAGATGCATGTTCACTCCAATCAAACTTGTGAGAAACCAAAGTAAACTtcaattaaatatatatacaatAAATAGACTGTTTAACATTTAAACATATTTATGAAGTTATTTATACCCAGTTCAGGGGAGAACAATGCCTCTCCTTTAAAATGTCCATGCAAGTCCTTTTCTGCATTGCAGTTGAGCATCTCTGTGTAATACAGTCCACACATCTTGTGTGTCTATAGAGAGCAATGCTGAAATACATCAATACTGAAATAAGGAAAGCTGTGTCTACTTCCATACTGTAGCCTGTGCTTTCTCCCTGTGCACGGAAAAGCAGCAATTGACAGTTGAATTATAacttctctcattcctctcagTCTTATTCCATATACTACAATGTCACCCCAGTAGCTCCATGCGTTTAGACAGAGCATTGAATGAACTGCATACTGGTAATATATTGTCTATCAGTGTCAGACATGTGTGGGGCTTTCTGAGTAAGGGTCTGTCTTGGCCATGTGGAGCACCACGGCAGGGGCTTTGTAATGACAGTGTGTGCTGCAGCTCACGCTGCCACAGGGCTTCCTGCTAGTCCTGTCTGATGCCAGCTTCCTGCTGCACAGGCCCTGCCAGGTCTGCAGGGTCTTGGAgctccacacccacacaccactgGTGATGCCCACCACCAAAGACATGAAGATCTTCAGCATGAACACCGCCACAGTGGGCACCGACGCATCCAGGGAGCAGTCCTCGTTCCGGCGCCCGGGGAATGACACGCACTTGCCCTCTAGCCCCCTGAACTTCCAGTAGTCCATGTTGAGCCTCTCGTAGAAGTAGCAGATGATGACGCAGGTGGCGGGCACCGTGTACAGGATGGAGTAGATGCCGATCTTCACCATCAGCTTCTCCAGCTTCTCCGTGTTGGTGCCTTCGGTTTTCATCACCTTGCGGATGTGGAAGAGCGCCACAAAGCCGGTGAGGACGAAGGACGTGCCAATGACCAGGTAACAGGACAGAGGGATGAGCACAAAGCCAGTGAGCGCTCCAGAGTCCATGCTGCCCACGTAGCACAGACCCGTCAGCTCATCCCCTGCTACCTTCCTCatggtgaggatgatgatggtCTTCAGAGCCGGGATGCCCCACGCGGCCATGTGGAAGTAGTTGCTGTGGGACTCAATGGCCTCGTGGCCCCACTTCTTACCAGCGGCCAGGAACCAGGTGAGGGTAAGTATGACCCACCAGATGGACGAGGCCATACCGAAGTAGTAGAGGATGAGGAAGACGATGGTGCAGCCTGTGGACTCCAGCCCCTCCTGGATGATGTAGAGCTCGCCATTCTCCCGGTCGCAGGCGATGTTCTCGGCCCCGGCCACCGAGCGGATGATGAAGGCCACAGAGTAGATGTTGTAGCACATGGAGAGGAAGATGATGGGCCGTTCAGGGTACTGGAAGCGGTGGGGGTCCAGGAGGAAGGTGAGAACGGTGAAGGACGTGGAGACGAAACAGAGCGTTGACCACACCGTCATCCAGATGAAGGCAAAGTCCTTGTCCCTTCTGGACCAGAACACGTCCACTGCCGAGGAGCAGCGGGGAGCACACGACTGGCTCTTCTCCACGTACTGGAACTTCTCTGGGTTCTCGCAGGACCCCAGACTGCCCGTGGAGCGCCCGTTACCGCTACCCGGTTGCCTTGGCCGAGGGGGAACAGGAAGCATGCCCTCTCCCTTCTTGATCTCTGTCTTGGTGTCGTTCTCTGGAGCCTCCATGCACAGCGCGTTGGGGTCATTCCTGGTCGGGAGCTTGGAGCAATCCAGCGAGTCAGGCCATGCGTAGTGGAACTTCTCCATAATGGGTGAGCACTTCTGCCTGGCCTGCTCACACATGGGCCTGCAGGCTGGGATGGAGGTAGACACTTTATCAGTGCAcatgggggtgtagagagagcagaggaagaaACGAAGGTGCACATCACAGCCATACTCCACTAGAGGTGCAAACTCATTCAGCTTGATGGCAGCCTCCTTTTGGTTGTCATGGTCCATAAAATTGGGCATTCTGGTCATGTTGTAGCCAATGCCCTGGCACATGGGGATTACTATGGGTTCGCATTTGGCTGGTCTGCCGCGTTCCAGGTCGTAGGTTCCTAGCTCCACACTGTAGCCAGCAACCACCAACTGACACCAGAGAGAAATCAGTATCTTCAAAGGAGACCCCTCCATGCTTCTTTTCAGTCATATGTTTAGTGTAAGAACAAGTTGTATTTGTTCAGACCGAAAATGTAAATTCATGCGGATATGTCCATATTATTTTACCATTGTAAGCATAGCCCCCAAAACAAGCGTTGTAAATCCGTTGTTACAAATGCATTTCCTGCTGCTATACAACGCAAATGCAGgtcaaatttataaaaaatgaatTCCAGTTGGTACACATTAGTCTGTTATATTAAAAAAAAGCTTCCACGGTATTAAATGTTTAAATGTCCTTAGAAGGTAAGACTCCGAGCCAATTCGAGCACCGCAGAGTTCAATCTTGAAAATTAAGTTTGCAATGAAATGAGAAAATAACGCTGGTGAGCTCAAATAACGTTCATTACAGAACGTGTTAATCCTGGACTTCTTAGTTTTGAATAAAACATGTTTAAAACTAAATCCGTGCAGCTGTTTGCAGCAGTACGTACATTTCACTCTACGTCAGACAACCGCTCTCCATCCATCGTTTGAGAACACTGAACTTTCTCTTCTATTTGCGGCTCTTACCCGATGCGAGGGTGGGC
Coding sequences:
- the LOC135546273 gene encoding frizzled-9-like; the protein is MEGSPLKILISLWCQLVVAGYSVELGTYDLERGRPAKCEPIVIPMCQGIGYNMTRMPNFMDHDNQKEAAIKLNEFAPLVEYGCDVHLRFFLCSLYTPMCTDKVSTSIPACRPMCEQARQKCSPIMEKFHYAWPDSLDCSKLPTRNDPNALCMEAPENDTKTEIKKGEGMLPVPPRPRQPGSGNGRSTGSLGSCENPEKFQYVEKSQSCAPRCSSAVDVFWSRRDKDFAFIWMTVWSTLCFVSTSFTVLTFLLDPHRFQYPERPIIFLSMCYNIYSVAFIIRSVAGAENIACDRENGELYIIQEGLESTGCTIVFLILYYFGMASSIWWVILTLTWFLAAGKKWGHEAIESHSNYFHMAAWGIPALKTIIILTMRKVAGDELTGLCYVGSMDSGALTGFVLIPLSCYLVIGTSFVLTGFVALFHIRKVMKTEGTNTEKLEKLMVKIGIYSILYTVPATCVIICYFYERLNMDYWKFRGLEGKCVSFPGRRNEDCSLDASVPTVAVFMLKIFMSLVVGITSGVWVWSSKTLQTWQGLCSRKLASDRTSRKPCGSVSCSTHCHYKAPAVVLHMAKTDPYSESPTHV